One genomic segment of Chelonoidis abingdonii isolate Lonesome George chromosome 16, CheloAbing_2.0, whole genome shotgun sequence includes these proteins:
- the ANKRD2 gene encoding ankyrin repeat domain-containing protein 2 isoform X2: MEEAPMEQSVKWATELIDQKLEEQERLKSQAPKMPPAVARMDTPELEDEKRRGPIRRGIEGLKAQGRERKSSLDLRREIIHVGGIQYLFELRKTRRKGREEKAAPEPEPEPEPEEIVGPVEEEAFLRAAVQGNIRVIEKFLGDGGSPDTCDEFHRTALHRASLEGHMEILERLLDHGATVDFQDRLDCTAVHWACRGGHLDAVKLLQDRGADLNLKDKLLSTPLHVATRTGQTDIVEHLINTGVDVNSQDREGDSALHDAVRLNRYKIIKMLILYGADMMAQNLAGKTPTDLVQLWQADTRQALETQEPGETEAPA; encoded by the exons ATGGAGGAGGCACCCATGGAGCAGAGCGTGAAGTGGGCAACGGAGCTGATTGACcagaagctggaggagcaggag CGGCTCAAGAGCCAGGCCCCCAAGATGCCGCCAGCGGTGGCGAGAATGGACACGCCAGAGCTGGAGGACGAGAAGCGCCGCGGCCCCATTCGCCGGGGCATCGAGGGGCTCAAG GCCCAGGGGCGCGAGAGGAAAAGCTCGCTGGACCTGCGCCGGGAGATCATCCACGTGGGCGGCATCCAGTACCTCTTTGAGCTGCGCAAGACGCGTCggaagggcagggaggagaaggcaGCGCCGGAGCCCGAGCCCGAGCCAGAGCCTGAGGAGATC GTGGGCCCCGTGGAGGAGGAGGCGTTCCTGagggcagctgtgcagggcaaTATCCGGGTTATTGAGAAGTTCCTGGGGGACGGGGGATCCCCTGACACCTGTGACGAG TTCCACCGGACAGCCCTGCACCGTGCCTCGCTGGAAGGGCACATGGAGATCCTGGAGAGGCTGCTGGACCATGGCGCCACCGTGGATTTCCAAGACCGG CTGGACTGCACGGCCGTGCACTGGGCCTGCCGGGGGGGGCACCTGGACGCCGTGAAGCTGCTGCAAGACCGAGGCGCTGACCTCAACCTGAAAGATaag CTCCTGAGCACCCCCCTGCATGTGGCGACCCGAACTGGGCAGACTGACATTGTGGAGCACCTGATCAACACAGGGGTGGATGTCAACTCCCAGGACAGA GAGGGGGACAGCGCGCTGCATGATGCCGTGCGGCTCAACCGCTACAAGATCATTAAGATGCTGATCCTGTACGGGGCGGACATGATGGCCCAGAACCTG gcagGAAAGACCCCCACAGATCTGGTGCAGCTCTGGCAGGCAGACACCCGGCAGGCGCTGGAGACACAGGAGCCTGGCGAGACGGAGGCCCCGGCGTGA
- the ANKRD2 gene encoding ankyrin repeat domain-containing protein 2 isoform X1 — translation MEEAPMEQSVKWATELIDQKLEEQEVRPWRLKSQAPKMPPAVARMDTPELEDEKRRGPIRRGIEGLKAQGRERKSSLDLRREIIHVGGIQYLFELRKTRRKGREEKAAPEPEPEPEPEEIVGPVEEEAFLRAAVQGNIRVIEKFLGDGGSPDTCDEFHRTALHRASLEGHMEILERLLDHGATVDFQDRLDCTAVHWACRGGHLDAVKLLQDRGADLNLKDKLLSTPLHVATRTGQTDIVEHLINTGVDVNSQDREGDSALHDAVRLNRYKIIKMLILYGADMMAQNLAGKTPTDLVQLWQADTRQALETQEPGETEAPA, via the exons ATGGAGGAGGCACCCATGGAGCAGAGCGTGAAGTGGGCAACGGAGCTGATTGACcagaagctggaggagcaggaggtGAGACCCTGG CGGCTCAAGAGCCAGGCCCCCAAGATGCCGCCAGCGGTGGCGAGAATGGACACGCCAGAGCTGGAGGACGAGAAGCGCCGCGGCCCCATTCGCCGGGGCATCGAGGGGCTCAAG GCCCAGGGGCGCGAGAGGAAAAGCTCGCTGGACCTGCGCCGGGAGATCATCCACGTGGGCGGCATCCAGTACCTCTTTGAGCTGCGCAAGACGCGTCggaagggcagggaggagaaggcaGCGCCGGAGCCCGAGCCCGAGCCAGAGCCTGAGGAGATC GTGGGCCCCGTGGAGGAGGAGGCGTTCCTGagggcagctgtgcagggcaaTATCCGGGTTATTGAGAAGTTCCTGGGGGACGGGGGATCCCCTGACACCTGTGACGAG TTCCACCGGACAGCCCTGCACCGTGCCTCGCTGGAAGGGCACATGGAGATCCTGGAGAGGCTGCTGGACCATGGCGCCACCGTGGATTTCCAAGACCGG CTGGACTGCACGGCCGTGCACTGGGCCTGCCGGGGGGGGCACCTGGACGCCGTGAAGCTGCTGCAAGACCGAGGCGCTGACCTCAACCTGAAAGATaag CTCCTGAGCACCCCCCTGCATGTGGCGACCCGAACTGGGCAGACTGACATTGTGGAGCACCTGATCAACACAGGGGTGGATGTCAACTCCCAGGACAGA GAGGGGGACAGCGCGCTGCATGATGCCGTGCGGCTCAACCGCTACAAGATCATTAAGATGCTGATCCTGTACGGGGCGGACATGATGGCCCAGAACCTG gcagGAAAGACCCCCACAGATCTGGTGCAGCTCTGGCAGGCAGACACCCGGCAGGCGCTGGAGACACAGGAGCCTGGCGAGACGGAGGCCCCGGCGTGA